One window from the genome of Musa acuminata AAA Group cultivar baxijiao chromosome BXJ1-4, Cavendish_Baxijiao_AAA, whole genome shotgun sequence encodes:
- the LOC103981546 gene encoding cytokinin hydroxylase, which yields MESLLISTQSLGLAMGGLLLFLLAGAISVFWVWPAGTWRRLRRNGFGGPSPLFPLGNLMEMSNKGEAPSPVSSSITHDIHSSVFPYFSRWRNAYGKVFVYWLGTEPFLYIADPEFLKRATSGSMGKKWGKPNVFKHDRKPMFGSGLLMVDGEDWTHRRHIISPAFSMTNLNAMMRVMEETTYKMLNEWSEQVASGRREIDVEEGITKNAAEIIAKTSFGIREENGKRVFEKLQLMQKMLFKSNCLVGVPFSKLLCAKRSYEAWKLGKEIDQLLFAIISSRKEEDSSNTQKDLLGLLLAANQESAQLERKLTIRKLVDECKTFFFGGHETTALALSWTLLLLALYPEWQRTLREEVMEVSGGRPLDPSMLSKLTKMGWVWNEVLRLYSPAPNVQRQAREDVQVGDMVIPKGTNMWVDVVGMHHDPALWGDDVNEFKPERFKEDLHGGCKHRMGYLPFGFGGRICVGRNLTLMEFKIVLSLILRRFSLSLSPAYSHSPRIMLSLRPSHGVHLILSNIQESN from the exons ATGGAGTCGCTTCTTATCTCTACGCAAAGCTTGGGGTTGGCCATGGGAGGCCTCCTGCTGTTCTTGCTTGCCGGCGCCATCTCCGTCTTCTGGGTGTGGCCGGCGGGAACGTGGCGCCGGCTCCGGAGGAATGGGTTCGGTGGCCCTTCACCGCTTTTCCCCTTGGGGAACTTGATGGAGATGAGCAACAAGGGAGAGGCTCCTTCTCCGGTCTCCTCGAGCATCACACATGACATCCACTCTTCTGTCTTCCCTTACTTCTCTCGGTGGAGAAACGCTTACG GAAAGGTCTTCGTTTACTGGCTTGGAACAGAGCCTTTCTTGTATATTGCTGATCCCGAGTTCCTCAAGCGTGCAACTTCCGGTTCTATGGGCAAGAAATGGGGTAAGCCAAATGTGTTCAAGCACGACAGAAAGCCAATGTTTGGAAGCGGACTGCTTATGGTTGATGGTGAAGACTGGACTCACCGCAGGCATATCATCTCACCAGCATTCTCCATGACAAACCTAAAT GCCATGATGAGGGTGATGGAAGAGACGACGTATAAGATGCTAAACGAGTGGAGCGAGCAGGTCGCCTCGGGCCGACGTGAAATCGATGTCGaagaaggcatcaccaagaatgcaGCTGAGATCATCGCCAAGACCAGCTTCGGGATCAGGGAGGAAAATGGCAAAAGGGTGTTCGAGAAGCTGCAGCTCATGCAAAAGATGCTCTTCAAGTCGAACTGCCTTGTGGGAGTCCCTTTCAGCAAGCTCTTGTGCGCTAAAAGATCGTACGAGGCATGGAAACTAGGGAAGGAGATCGACCAACTTCTCTTCGCCATCATCAGTTCGAGGAAGGAAGAAGATAGCAGCAACACGCAGAAAGACCTCCTCGGGCTGCTCCTCGCCGCAAACCAAGAGAGCGCTCAACTTGAGAGGAAGCTCACGATCCGGAAGCTCGTCGACGAGTGCAAGACCTTCTTCTTCGGCGGCCATGAGACCACTGCGCTCGCCCTATCTTGGACCTTGCTCTTGCTGGCTCTGTACCCCGAATGGCAAAGAACTCTGAGAGAGGAGGTCATGGAAGTCTCCGGAGGAAGGCCCCTCGACCCATCCATGCTCTCGAAACTGACAAAG ATGGGGTGGGTGTGGAACGAGGTGCTCCGGTTGTACTCGCCGGCGCCGAACGTCCAAAGGCAGGCGAGGGAGGACGTGCAGGTGGGAGACATGGTGATCCCCAAGGGCACCAACATGTGGGTCGACGTCGTGGGGATGCACCACGACCCTGCGCTGTGGGGAGACGACGTGAACGAGTTCAAGCCGGAGAGGTTCAAGGAGGATCTCCACGGCGGGTGCAAGCACCGGATGGGCTACTTGCCGTTCGGCTTCGGGGGAAGGATCTGCGTGGGGAGGAACCTCACTCTCATGGAGTTCAAGATCGTGCTGAGCCTCATCCTCCGCAGGTTCTCCTTGTCGCTCTCCCCGGCCTACTCGCACTCACCCAGGATCATGTTGTCTCTGAGGCCTTCCCATGGCGTGCACCTAATCCTCAGCAACATCCAAGAATCGAATTAG